A segment of the Curtobacterium sp. MCSS17_007 genome:
GGGGCGAGCGTGAAGACGGGAGCCGGTGGCAGGCCGAACGGTGGCACGGGGAAGGTCAGGTCGATGCTCATCGGAGGTAGTCCATCAGGGTCGGCTGCAGGACCTTCGCGGTGACGGCGAGGGCTGCCTGGTAGGTGGTCTGCTGCACCTGCAGGTCGAGGACGGCTCCCGCGAGGTCGAGGTCCTCGATGCCCGCGCGGCGGTTCTCGAGCGTGACGCTGGTGCTCTTCAGGGCGTCCTGCGCCGCGAGGGCGGCGGCGTGCCGCACGCCGACGTCCGCCTGGGCGGAACGGACCGTGTCGATCGCGGTGTCGAGGTCGCCGAGCTTCGGGTTCACGTTCACGCCGTCCTGCAGGTCCGCGACGATGTCGTCGATCACGGCGAAGGCCGAGGTGGCACCGGTCCCGAAGACCGCCGCCCCCGGTGTGTCGACGCGCAGCACCTGGTCATCACCGACACGGCGGGAGACCGCGGTGGTGGCGGTCGCGAACCCGGTGCCGGGCGCGTAGGCAGTGGTGTCCGTGGAGGACCCGGCGAACACCGAGCGGGTGCCGTACTTCGCGTTGGCGGTGGCCTCGAGGTCGGCCTTCAGCGCGCGGAACTGCGTGATGAAGGCGTCGCGGGCGGTGTCGTCCATCACGCCGGAGTTCGCGGCCTGCACCGTGAGGTCGCGCACCTTGCCGAGCACCGAGTAGGCACCGGCGAGGCTGCTGTCGGTGGTCGCGAGCCAGCCCACGGCGTCGTTCGCGTTGCGCGTGTACTGCGCGGTCGCGGCCTGCTCCTTCCGCACCTGCATGGACGAGCCGGTGCCGACGGGGTCGTCCGACGGCCTCGCGATCGCCTGCAGCGTCGTGGCGCGCTGCGTGGCCTCGGCGACGCGGGCGGCGTTCGCCTGCAGCCGCTCCGTCGCCGACGCGATCGACATCTGGGTGGTCACACGGGTGATCACGGTCAGCCCCTCCCGACGAGTCCGACGCGGTTGATGAGCGTGTCGAGCATCTCGTCGACCGCGGTGAGGACGCGCGCCGCGCCCTGGTAGGCATGCTGGTAGCTGAGCAGGTTGACGTTCTCCTCGTCGAGGTCGACGCCGGCGCCGGACTGCTGCTGCGTGCGAGCGCTGGTGAGCGCCAGCCCGGTGAGCGTGGACTCCGAGGCGGCCGTCCGGGAGGCGCTGCCCACCCCCGCCACGAACGTCGCCCAGGTGCTGTCGGCACCCCCGGCGGCCGTGCCGAGACGCGAGAGCGCATCGGCGAACGAGTCGTCGAGTTGGCCCGACGCGTTCCGCGTCGCGAGACCGCCGCCGTCGGTCGGGACGACCGACAGCGCCTGCGCGGCGCCGGTGCCGGCGCCGACCGAGAAGAACGGTGCGCCGGTCGTCCCCGAGGCCGTCGTGCCCTTCGCGTGCTCGGCGTTCACGGTCGCGGCGAGCCGGGTCGCGACCCGGTCGTACGCGGCCGATGCCTCCGCGAGGGGACCTCCGGTGCCGCCGGACGCCGGTGCGAGGAGCGACAGCGCGCCGCCGATCGACCCACCGTCGAGCGTGACCGTCGACTCGCTGCCGGACGTCCAGCGCAGGGTCACCGGCTGCCCGTCGGTCAGGCGCGTGCCGCCGTCGAGGGTGACGCTGCTTGCGGTGGTGCCCTGCACCAGGGGGTTGCCGCCGAGGAGCACGTCGACCGTGCCGTCGGTGTTGGCCCGGACGGTCCCGCCGGCGAGCCCGGCGATCTGCTGCGTCAGCTGGTCCCGCTGGTCGAGGAGCTCGTTGGCGCTGCCGCCCGACGCGAGGGTCGAGCGGATGCGGCCGTTCAGGTCGGCGACCTGGGCCGCCGCGTCGTTGAGCTGACCGACCTGCGTCGACGTGGTGGTGCGCACGGTCGACCACTGGTCGTCGACGGCCTCCGAGCCGCTGGCGAGCGTGCTCGCGACGATCGACGCAGCCGCGATGACGGACGACGCCGCACCGGGGTCGTCGGGGTGCGCCGCGAGGTCGCCCCACGACGACCAGAAGGCGTCGAGCTTCGCGGACAGGCCGTTCTTCCCGGGCTCCTGCAGGCCTGCCTCCAGGGTGGACAGCGCAGTCGCGCGGGTCTGCGCCCAGGACGAGGCGCCGGTCGCCGTGCGGAGGCCCGCGTCGAGCGTCAGGGAGCCGAGCCGGGCGATGCCGTCGACGGAGACGCCCTGGCCGGCGAGGGCCGCGGTGCCGCGCACGAAGCCGGTCTGGACGGCGGGCACGGAGGACTGCGTCACGCGTTGCCGGGTGTAGCCGGCCGTACCGGCGTTGGCGATGTTCTGCCCGGTCACGTCGATGCCGGCGCGGGCCGCGGCCAGCCCGGAGGCGGCGGTCGCGAGTGATCCGAAGGTGCTCACCACGGTGCTACAGGGTCCCCTCGAAGAGTCGTGCGCCGTCGGAGCCGGAGCCGGAACTCCCCGAGGCGTCGTAGGTGGCCGCGCCGGTGACACTCCCGGCGAGCGTCTCTTCGGTCGCCTGTGCGGCGGTGCGGAGGAACCGGTCGTTCTCGTCACGGAGCGCGCCGATCTGCGTCGTCAGCTCGACCATGGCCGTCAGGTGCGCGCCGAGGATCTCGCCCCACGGGCCGCTCGGGGCGGCGGCGACCACGTCGCGCAGCGGTGCGTCCGCGTCGACGCCCCACTCCTCGGCGACCGCGGCGCTCGAGGCGGCGCGCTCGAGACCGGTGCTGCGGAGTCGTTCGAGCACCTGCTCGACCTCGCGGCTGGCGTGGGACACCCAGCGGGAGCGCCCGGCGGCGAGCAGGAGCTGCTCCTCCTCGAGCTTGAAGGTGAGCAGTTCGAGCAGTTCGCGTTCGCGCCAGAGGACGGCGGACAGGTCGTTCACGCTCATGGCTCCTCCCGGTGGGGGTGTGGTCGGCGACGTTCGGGTCGTACCGGTCCGCCTTCCGGCGGACAGGAGCAGCTATCGGCCCCGAGCGGCGCGTCGTAAGCGGGCAGCGGCGGTGGGCGAGCGCAGATGACGGACGCTCGCGTCACCGGTCGACGGGGCCGTGCCTCCCGGTCGAGGGCCGTTGTCACCCTGAACGGGGGACAAGAACGCCCGTTCCTGTCCCCGTGTCCCCGGAAATGCCGACCGTGTGAGGGGGCCCGTCCCCCCGCACTGGGGACGTTCACAGCTCCACCAGGAGTGGTGTCAGCCGATACATTCGGAACGCACCGCGGGGGACGCCCCCGCACCGCGTCGCAGGGACGCGGGTGCACCGCTCGGACGGATCCGAGTGGTCTCTTCGACGAACGCACCGGTCTGCCGAGGGCCGGTGTCCGTCGCGCCCACGGACGGGTCAGTCAGCAGGTCGACCAGGGGATGCCAATGGACCGGAACGCACGCAACGCGATGATCGTGGAACACCTGCCGCTCGTCGGCTACATCGTCGCGGACGTCCGTGCCCGTGCCACCCACCTCGACCGCGACGACCTCGCCGCCGTCGGGTCGCTCGCGCTCGTCGCCGCGGCGGAGGCGTTCGACCCCGACCTCGGCGTGCCGTTCGGCGCGTACGCCCGCACCCGGATCACCGGCGCGATCGCCGATGACATGCGCTCCTCGGACTGGGCGTCGCGGGGGACCCGGAAGCGGATCCGCGAGATGCTCGCGACGCAGGAGGCGCTGTCCGCCCGACTCGGCCGCTCGGTGGGCGTGCAGGAGATCGCCGATGCGATGGGCGTCGACCGGCAGACCGCGGCGGACGCCATGGCCGACGCGGCCCGCACCGTTGCCCCGATCGACGAGACCGTGCACGACACGGTGGCCGCCGACCAGCCGCTCCCCGGTGAGGACCTGCTCGAGGCCGAGAAGCGCCGGTACCTGCGCGCCGCCGTCGCCGCGCTGCCCGAGCGGATGCGCTTCGTGGTCGAGAACGTCTACTTCGGCGACCGCTCCGTCACCGAGGTCGCTGCCGAGCTCGGCATCACGCACTCCGCCGTCTCGCAGCAGCGGTCCGAGGCCATGCGGCTGCTGCGTGACGGCCTCGCCGAGCACTACGGAGACGGCACCGCGGTCGAGCCGGTGTCCCGGACCACGGCTGCCCGCCGGTCCGCATACCTGGCGCGGGTCGCCGCGAACGCCGCCGCCGGTGTCGCGCGGGCGGTGCAGGACGCGTCCGCGCCGTCTGCCGTCGCTGCCGGCTAGATCTTCGGCGGGGAGGAAATTCCTCGCCGACACCTAACGACCTCGGCGGACCTGCCGAGAGTCACGGATGTCAGCCCATGGACGGGCAGGCACCACCACCCAAGGATTCACGGAGGAAACCACCATGGGTATGTCCATCAACACCAACCTCTCGGCACTCAACACGTACCGGAACCTCAACGCGACGCAGAACGACCTGTCGAAGTCCCTCGAGAAGCTCTCGACCGGTCTCCGCATCAACCGCGCCGCCGACGACGCTTCGGGCCTGACGATCTCCGAGGGGCTCAAGTCGCAGGTCGGTGGCCTCACGGTCGCCGCCCGCAACGCGCAGGACGGCATCTCCGTCGTGCAGACCGCTGAAGGTGGCCTCACCGAGACCCACTCGATCCTCCAGCGCATGCGCGACCTGGCCGTGCAGGCCGGCAACGACTCGAACAACGAGACGTCGCGTGACGCCATCAAGACCGAGGTCGGGCAGCTCCAGAAGGAGCTCGGCCGCATCGCCGACTCGACGAACTTCAACGGCATCAAGCTGCTCGACGGCAAGGCCGCGACGTCCGCGGCCGGCGCCGCGACCGCTGACGGCAAGCTGACCTTCCAGGTCGGCGCCAACGGTGACGACTCGAGCCAGATCGTCGTCGACCTCTCCGGGGCCGACATCAAGACGATGGCGACGCGCCTCGCGGTCGACGAGTCGGCCGCCGGTGCGAACGACGCAAAGCTGAAGTTCGGTTCGAACGCCGAGGCGAAGGCATCGATCGACGCCATCGACGCTGAGATCAAGAACGTGTCCGCCGCTCGTTCGAACATCGGTGCCGTCCAGAACCGCCTCGACCACGCCATCAACGTGACGAACGTGGCCAAGGAGAACCTGACCGCGGCGCAGTCCCGCATCACCGACGTCGACATGGCGCAGGAGATGGTCAAGTACACCCGTGACAACATCCTGAGCCAGGCCGGCACCTCGATGCTCGCGCAGGCGAACCAGAGCACGCAGGGCGTGCTCTCGCTCCTCCGCTAGCGCCACCGACGCCGTCGTCCGGAGGAGTTCGAGTCCTCCGGACGGCGGCGTCACCACACCCACGACCACCCCCGACGGCAGGGAGCCCCGCGATGTCGACGTCGTCCGTCTCGGGCAACAGTCTCGCGATCGACGGTCTGGTCAGCGGTCTCAAGACCTCGGACCTGATCAACTCGCTGATGACCATCGAGCAGGTCCCGCAGACCCTGCTCAAGAACAAGCTCACCGACACCAACTCGTTCGTCTCGTCGCTGCAGACGATCAACTCGCTGGTGCAGACCCTCGCGACGAAGGCCGGCGACGCTGCTGAGGCCACGTCGCTCGACGTCTACGGCGCCACCAGCTCGTCCACCGGCGTGACCGTGACCACCGACGCCACGGCCTCCGCCGGCTCGGTCAGCTTCCAGGTCGGCGCCACCGCGGCCGCGCACGTCGGCGTCACCGCGGCGATGCCGACGTGGGCGTCGGCAGCCGAGCCGCTCACCCTCGTCGGTGCAGACGGCAAGAAGACCACCGTCACGCCCGCCTCCGGCTCGCTCGACGACGCCGTGACCGCGATCAACAAGGCGGGCGCGGGGGTCACCGCGACGAAGGTCGCCGCCGGTACCGACACCGGCGGCACCAGGCTCTACCGCCTGCAGCTCAGCGCGACGAAGACCGGCGCCGCAGCGTCGTTCGAGCTCTACCGCGGCACGTCCGACGACGTGACCGCGGGGACCGCGACGAACGCCTTCACCCAGCCGGGCGCCGCGATCGTCACGCAGGGCCGGGACGCCAGCGTCACGCTGTGGGCGGGGACCGCCGCCGCGCAGACGGTCACGAGCGCCACGAACACGTTCGACGACCTGCTGCCCGGTCTCGACGTCACGGTCACGCAGACCACGACCGACCCCGTCACCGTCACGGTCGCCCAGGACACCACGAAGGCACAGGCCGTCGCCTCCGGGCTCGTCGACGCGCTCAACGCGATCACCTCGTACTACGCCACCAACACGGCGGTGACGAGCACCACGAGTCCGACCACCGGCACGACGTCGACGAAGGCCGGGGTGCTCACCGGTGACGGAACGACCCGCGACGCCGTGCAGCGCCTCACCACGACGATGTCGACGCCGGTGAACGGGAAGTCGCCGTCGTCGATCGGCATCGTCATCCAGAAGGACGGCACCTTCAGCTTCGACGCCGCGGTGTTCCAGAAGGCCCTGGCGGACGACCCGCAGGGCACGCAGGCGATGCTGTCCGGGGTCGCGACGAACGTCGGCGCCGCGGCGACCGCCGCGTCCGACAAGTACACCGGGTCGATCACGACCTCGATCACCGGGCAGCAGTCGGTCGCAAAGGACCTGACGACACAGATCGACAACTGGTCCGACCGGCTGACCGCACGGCGGGCGACGCTGCAGGCGCAGTACTCCGCCCTCGAGACCAGCCTCAGCAAGCTCCAGTCCCAGTCGGCATGGCTCTCGAGCCAGCTGGCATCGACGTCGAAGTGACGGGAACGACCATGAACGCCTTCGACCTGCAGTCCGCCGCCTTCCGCCAGGCAGCGCAGCCCCGCACGGTGACCGACCAGCGGCGCGCGCAGTACACGAACGAGGCCGTGCTGTCGGCGACACCCGCGCAGCTCGTCACGATGCTCTACGACCGGCTGCTCCTCGACCTGCACCGGGCCGAGGCCGCGCAGACGACGTCCGACTGGGAGGCTGCGCGCGAGCAGCTGCTGCACGCGCAGGCGATCGTCGGCGAGCTCTCGTCGACGCTCCGGATCGACGTGTGGGACGGCGGTGAGGGACTCCTCGCGATCTACAACTACGCGTCGACCTCCCTCATCACCGCGAACGTGCACCGCGACGTGCAGGCCACCCGCGACTGCATCCGGATCCTCGAGCCGCTGCGGCAGTCGTGGCACGAGGCCGCCGCGGCGCTGCCCGCGACCCGGGCCCCGGAGTCCGGGACCGGGGGAGCGCTCGGTGTCGCCTGACGAGGCCTGGGCAGCGACGCTCGATGCGCTCGAGCGCGACCTGACCGCGGACGCGCCCACCGCCTGGGCCCAGCCGAGCGGGCTGGGACCGGTGCCGCGCGCGCTGGTGGGTCGCGCCTCCCGACTGCTGGTCGCGCAGCGCGACCGGATGTCGACGCTCGAAACCGAGCGGCGGCAGACCCTGGAGCACCTCGCGGCGCTGCGGCAGGTCGCGGCGACGGACGAGCCGCGCGGCTCGGTCTACCTCGACGCCTCCGCCTGAGGCGCGACTGCTCGAGCGAGTACGGCGACAGATGCGTCGTCGCACGACAGCGACTTCGTCGCACCACAGCGGACCCCTGGACGAGCGACCCCCGCTCGCGGCCTGGCCCCGCCCCCCGTTCGGGGCGGGCCCTAACGTCCTCAGCGCCGCCGCCGACAGCGCCCCACGAGCACGGATCGCTCACCTGTTCGGCCATGGATCGGCCACCGCCAATCGGCGACGTCCGACGACGTCGCACACCGAGGGGACGGGCCACCCGTGTTCGATTCCGTGACGAGCGTCGCGCTGCAGAGCGCGCTCGACGGGCTGTCGCTGCGACAGCGCACCATCGCGAACAACATCGCGAACATCAACACGCCGAACTACCACGCCGAGAAGGTCCGCTTCGAGGACGCCCTCGCGGACTCGATCGTCCACGGCGACGGGCACGCGACGGCGACCACTGCTCGCAGCCTCGAGCCGACCAACACGATCGGCAACAACGTGAACCTCGACCAGGAGACCCTGTCGAACATCGACACGGTCCTGCGCTACCAGTTCGCTACCCAGGCGGTCGGCGGCGAGGCCACCAGCCTGCGCACGGCGATGCGGAGCTCCTCGTGACCACCTTCGACGCGATCGGGATCGCGAGCACCGGACTCACGGTGCACCGCAAGTGGCTCGACGCGATCTCGGACAACATCGCGAACGTCAACACCGTGAAGTCGATGGACGACACCGCGTTCCAGGCCCGCTACGTCGAGGTCCAGGAGGGTGCGGGCACGTCCGGCGCCTACGTCAAGGGCGCCGCGTTCGGCAGCGCCGCAGGCCGCGTGACCTACGACCCCGACAACCCGCTCGCGAACGCCGAGGGGTACGTCCGCATGCCGGACATCGACCTCGGCACGCAGATGGCGGACCTCATCATGGCCCAGCGCGGCTACCAGGCGAACGCCGCCGTGGTGGACCGCGCCAAGACCGCCTACGAGGCGGCACTGCAGATCGGGAAGAACTGATGCCCATCGACGCCCTGAACGGTGTGACCACCAACGCGATGACCCGCGCCTTCGGCGGGACGACCGACGTCACGCCCACCGCCGCCACCACCGGTGTGACCGGGACCGGCGCCACGGGTGCCACCGGCGACGGTTTCGCGAGCAGCCTGACGAACGCGGTCGACGGGCTCCAGCAGCTGCAGAGCACCTCGAAGACGCTCGCGCTCAAGGCCGTCACGGGCAACCTCGACGACATCCACGACGCCACCATCGCGTCCACCCGCGCTCAGGTCACCCTCGAGCTCGTCGCCGCCGTCCGCAACAAGGGCGTCGACGCGTTCAACGAGATCATGCGGATGCAGGCCTGATGCCCGCCGCGATGCAGGACACGTGGGCGCGGCTCGTTGCCTACGTGAAGGGGTTCTCCGCCGCACAGCGCACCATCGCGCTGATCGGTGTCGCCGCGCTCGTGCTCGGCGGGATCGCGCTCGCCAGCTGGCTCGGCAAGGCGACCTACGCGCCGCTCTTCACCGGACTGGCGGCCGCCGACGCGAGCTCGATCACCGACCAGCTGACGACCGACGGTGTGCCGTACCAGCTGACGGACGGCGGTGCGACGATCCTCGTGCCGCAGGACAAGGTGTACTCGGAGCGGCTCAAGGCGGCGTCGAACAACCTGCCGTCGTCGAACGAGGGCGGCTACTCGCTGCTCGACAAGATGGGTGTGACCAGCTCCGAGTTCCAGCAGGACGTCACCTACAAGCGTGCGATCGAGGGGGAACTCGCGAAGACCATCTCGTCGATGGACGGGGTGAAGGCCGCCACGGTGCAGCTCGCGATCCCGGAGAAGACCGTCTTCGTGTCCGAGGAGAAGGACCCGACCGCGTCGGTGTTCGTCGCGACCGAGAACGGCGCCCAGCTCACCACCGACCAGGTGCAGTCGATCGTGCACCTCACGAGCGCGGCGGTCGAGGGCATGCAGCCCACGGACGTCTCCGTCGTCGACCAGAAGGGCCAGACGCTCTCGACCGTCGGCACCGGCGCCACCGGCAGCGGCTCGGACCAGGCGGCCGACTACGACGCGACGACGCGCAAGAAGATCCAGGACCTGCTCGACACGACGCTCGGCCCGGGCAACGCCAGCGTGGTCGTCTCCGCGACGATGAACCAGCAGTCCGGCACCCGGACCTCCGAGAGCTTCGCGCAGCCCACGAGCGGCCCGGTGGCGCTCAACGAGTCCAGCTCGACCGAGGAGTACGGGTCCGGTTCCGGCGCGGGCACCGGCGCGACCGGCGTGCTCGGTCCGGACAACATCGCGGTGCCGAACGGCACGGCGAACGGCACCGCGGCGAACGGCGACGACGGGTACAAGAACGAGTCGGCGACGAAGAACAACGCCGTCGACAAGACCACCGAGACGACGCAGATCCCTGCGGGTGGAGTCGAGCGACAGACCATCTCGGTCGCCCTGAACTCGCGCGCGGAATCGGTGCAGAACGCGAACCTGCAGAGCATCAACGACCTGGTGTCCGCCGCCGCCGGCGCCGACAACACCCGCGGCGACCAGGTCCGCGTGGCGATGATGGACTTCGACGACTCCGCCGCGAAGGACGCCGCGAAGGCGCTCGAGGAGCAGCAGCAGGCCGACCAGCAGCAGGCCATGTGGTCCGCGATCCGCACGGCGGGCATCGTCGTCGCGGTCCTCGCCGCCGCGATCGTGCTCGCGATCGTCCTGGCCCGTCGTGCCCGCCGCCAGTCGCGCGAGGCGGTCGACGTCGGCGAGCTCGACGCCTTCGCCGGTGAGACCTTCGAACTGCCGCTCGGCGTGGACGACGACCTCGCAGGACTGCCGTCCGTCGACCCGCAGACGGTCGCGCTGCCGACCCTGCCGCACGACGACGCCCCGACCGAGGTGCTCACCACCGACGAGATCAGCGCCGAGCGTCGTCGTCAGGAGATCTCCGCGCTGGCGGAACGTGACCCGAAGCGCACGGCCGATCTCCTCCGCGGGCTCCTCGACGACCGGGCACCGGTGTGAGCGCGCTCGTCCCGGTCCCCGCGGGCGGCGGAGCGACCGAACGCGCCCTGACCGGTGCGCAGAAGGTCGCACTCATCCTCATGCAGATGGAGACCGAGCGCGCCGCCGAGGTGATGAAGCAGTTCACCGAGCTGGAGGCCGAGGAGATCTCCGCCGAGATCGTGCGGATGCGCCGGGTCGACGACAGCGTCGTGGACCGTACGATGAGCGAGTTCCACCGCATCACGCAGCGCGGTCGCGTGCAGAAGCGCGGCGGCAAGGACGCCGCGCTGGGCCTGCTCGAGGCGTCGTTCGGCTCGGAGCGGGCGGCCGGCGTGATGGACCGGCTCGCCTCGAACCTGGCCGGTCAGTCGTTCGACTTCCTCGACGACGCCGAGCCCGGCCAGGTCGTCAGCCTGCTCGAGGGGGAGCTGCCGCAGACGATCGCGCTCGTGCTCGCGCACCTCGGGCCCGGCCAGGCGAGTGCCGTGCTCGCCGGGGTCGACGAGCGCGTGCGCACCGACGTGGCGCAGGCGTTCGCCACGATGGGCACCGCCACCCCGGAGGCCGTGGGCATCGTCGCCGCCGTGCTCCGCCAGCGCGCCGGCGCCGTGGTGTCCCCGCGCGAGAGCGTCGAGGTCGTCGGTGGCATCGCACCCCTGGTCGAGATCATCAACCGCTCCGACGTGGCCACCGAGAAGGCCGTGCTCGACGGACTCGAGGCGCGCGACCCGGAGCTCGCCGAGGACATCCGATCGCGCATGCTCACCTTCGAGGACATCGTCAAGCTCGAGGCACGGGACATCCAGCAGGTGCTCCGGGGCATCGACTCGAAGCTCCTCGCGACCGCCATGAAGGGTGCCCCGGGAGCCGTCGTCGAGACCATCCGCGCGAACGTCTCGGAACGCAACCGCGAGGTCCTCGACGACGAGCTGCAGGCCATGGGGCCGGTGCGCGTCTCGCAGGTCGAGGAAGCACGCGCCGAGGTCGTCCGGTCCGTCCGTGAGCTCGAGGCCCAGGGCACGATCACCGTCCACCGGACCGAGGAGGACGAGCTCGTTGACTGACCCCGTCGTCCAGCGCGTCGCGTTCCCGGTGCTCGGCAGCGCGACCACGCGCGACCGCGCGGCCGCCGCCGACGTCCGCGGGCACGCCGCCGGGTACGCGGCAGGGCTGCGCGCGGCACAGGTCGACACGGACGCGCTCCGTGCCCGGCTCGACGCCGAGCACGCCGCCCGGCTCGCGTCCCTGCAGGCGGACACGGCGCGTCGGGTGCAGGTGCTCGACGCCGCCACCAACGCACTGCTGTCGCAACTCGTCCCGGTCCTGCGCGACGCCGAGGAGTCGCTGGTCGCTGCGGCCCTCGAACTCGCGGAAGCGGTCGTCCGCCACACGGTCCGGACGGCCAGGGTGGACGAGACCGCAGCGGCCACCGGCGCCGACGGCCGGGAGGCGCGACCCGCCTCCGGCGCCGAGGCCACCGTCCGACGCGCACTCGCCTCGCTCGACCCGACCGTCGCGTTGGCGGTCCGGGTCAGCCCCGCGGACGCCGCACGCGTCGCGGACCTCGACCTCGCGGTCCCGATCGTCGCCGACCCGTCGCTGCGCGACGGCGACGCGGTGGTCGACCTGCCCGACGGACTGCTCGACGCCCGCCTCGACACCGCGCTCGACCGCGCACGCACCGCACTCGGGGTGGTCCGGTGACCGCGACGCTCCTCCGTCCGCGCATGCTCGACGACGCGATCGCACAGGCCGCACCGCAGCGCGTCGGGGTCGTGACGAGCGCGGTCGGCCTCGGCCTGACCGTCGCCGGCCTCGACGCCCGCATCGGTGATGTCGTCACGGTCGGCGCGGAGGGCGGCCCGCAGACCGCCGTCGAGGTCGTCGCCACCGACGCCACCGGTGTCCGGTGCATGCCGCTCGGGCGTCTCGTCGCCGTGACGGCGGGCACACCCGCGCGTCCGACGGGGCGGCCCGTGCTCGTACCGACCGGCGCCGGGCTGTTCGGGCGCGTGCTCGACGGCCTCGGCCGGCCGATCGACGACCGCGGACCGCTCGACACCGACGGGTGGGTGCCGCTCGACCACCCCACGCCGAACGCGATGGCCCGGACCCGCATCGACGCCCCCCTGCAGCTCGGGGTGCGGGTGCTCGACACCCTGACCACGGTCGGCCGCGGGCAGCGCATGGGCCTGTTCGCCGGCTCCGGTGTCGGCAAGTCGTCGCTGCTGTCGATGATCGCCCGCGGCAGCGACGCCGCGGTCAACGTCATCGCCCTGGTGGGGGAGCGCGGCCGCGAGGTCCGGGAGTTCCTCGAGGACGACCTCGGTCCCGAGGGCCTCGCCCGCTC
Coding sequences within it:
- the fliF gene encoding flagellar basal-body MS-ring/collar protein FliF, with product MPAAMQDTWARLVAYVKGFSAAQRTIALIGVAALVLGGIALASWLGKATYAPLFTGLAAADASSITDQLTTDGVPYQLTDGGATILVPQDKVYSERLKAASNNLPSSNEGGYSLLDKMGVTSSEFQQDVTYKRAIEGELAKTISSMDGVKAATVQLAIPEKTVFVSEEKDPTASVFVATENGAQLTTDQVQSIVHLTSAAVEGMQPTDVSVVDQKGQTLSTVGTGATGSGSDQAADYDATTRKKIQDLLDTTLGPGNASVVVSATMNQQSGTRTSESFAQPTSGPVALNESSSTEEYGSGSGAGTGATGVLGPDNIAVPNGTANGTAANGDDGYKNESATKNNAVDKTTETTQIPAGGVERQTISVALNSRAESVQNANLQSINDLVSAAAGADNTRGDQVRVAMMDFDDSAAKDAAKALEEQQQADQQQAMWSAIRTAGIVVAVLAAAIVLAIVLARRARRQSREAVDVGELDAFAGETFELPLGVDDDLAGLPSVDPQTVALPTLPHDDAPTEVLTTDEISAERRRQEISALAERDPKRTADLLRGLLDDRAPV
- the fliG gene encoding flagellar motor switch protein FliG encodes the protein MSALVPVPAGGGATERALTGAQKVALILMQMETERAAEVMKQFTELEAEEISAEIVRMRRVDDSVVDRTMSEFHRITQRGRVQKRGGKDAALGLLEASFGSERAAGVMDRLASNLAGQSFDFLDDAEPGQVVSLLEGELPQTIALVLAHLGPGQASAVLAGVDERVRTDVAQAFATMGTATPEAVGIVAAVLRQRAGAVVSPRESVEVVGGIAPLVEIINRSDVATEKAVLDGLEARDPELAEDIRSRMLTFEDIVKLEARDIQQVLRGIDSKLLATAMKGAPGAVVETIRANVSERNREVLDDELQAMGPVRVSQVEEARAEVVRSVRELEAQGTITVHRTEEDELVD